In Falco naumanni isolate bFalNau1 chromosome 5, bFalNau1.pat, whole genome shotgun sequence, the following are encoded in one genomic region:
- the PFKFB3 gene encoding 6-phosphofructo-2-kinase/fructose-2,6-bisphosphatase 3 isoform X4 → MPMELTQSRIQKIWLPSDNRPALPRRSCGPQLANSPTVIVMVGLPARGKTYISKKLTRYLNWIGVPTKVFNVGEYRREAVKHYSSYDFFRPDNEEAMKVRRQCALAALRDVKLYLTEEAGQIAVFDATNTTRERRGLILNFAKENGFKVFFIESVCNDPTVVASNVMEVKLSSPDYRDCNSTDAMEDFMKRINCYQASYQPLDPDDYDRELSLIKVIDVGQQFLVNRVQDHIQSRIVYYLMNIHVQPRTIYLCRHGESESNLKARLGGDSGLSNRGKKFALALNKFVEEQNLKDLKVWTSQLKRTIQTAEALQLPYEQWKALNEIDAGVCEEMTYEEIREQYPEEFALRDQDKYYYRYPSGESYQDLVQRLEPVIMELERQENVLVICHQAVMRCLLAYFLDKSADEMPYLKCPLHTVLKLTPVAYGCRVESISLNIEAVNTHRERPENMNNSQKPS, encoded by the exons atgcccATGGAGCTGACGCAAAGCCGCATCCAGAAGATCTGGCTTCCCAGTGACAAccgcccggcgctgccccgccgcT CCTGTGGGCCACAGCTTGCCAATTCCCCCACCGTGATAGTGATGGTTGGCCTCCCAGCCCGAGGGAAGACCTACATCTCCAAGAAGCTGACTCGCTACCTCAACTGGATTGGTGTCCCAACAAAAG TTTTCAATGTAGGGGAGTATCGCCGGGAGGCGGTGAAGCATTACAGCTCCTATGACTTCTTCCGCCCTGACAATGAGGAGGCCATGAAAGTCAGGAG GCAAtgtgccctggctgccctgaGGGATGTCAAGCTGTACCTGACAGAGGAGGCTGGCCAGATCGCG gttTTTGATGCCACCAATACCACGCGGGAGAGGAGAGGGTTGATCCTAAACTTTGCCAAAGAAAATGGGTTCAAG gtGTTCTTCATTGAATCTGTCTGCAATGATCCCACAGTAGTTGCCAGCAACGTTATG GAAGTAAAATTGTCCAGCCCTGATTACCGGGACTGTAATTCAACTGATGCCATGGAGGACTTCATGAAGAGGATCAACTGTTACCAAGCCAGCTACCAGCCACTTGACCCTGATGACTATGACCG GGAGCTTTCTCTCATCAAAGTCATCGATGTTGGCCAGCAGTTCCTGGTCAACAGGGTTCAGGATCACATCCAGAGCAGGATTGTTTACTACCTGATGAACATCCATGTCCAGCCCCGCACCATTTACCTTTGTCGACATGGCGAAAGCGAGTCCAACCTCAAGGCTCGGCTCGGAGGTGACTCAGGCCTCTCCAACAGGGGCAAGAAG TTTGCACTGGCACTGAACAAGTTCGTTGAAGAGCAGAACCTGAAGGACCTCAAAGTCTGGACCAGCCAACTAAAGAGGACTATCCAAACGGCAGAAGCTCTCCAGCTGCCCTATGAGCAGTGGAAGGCACTCAATGAAATCGATGCT ggtgtgtgtgaaGAAATGACATATGAAGAAATCAGGGAGCAGTATCCAGAGGAATTTGCTTTACGTGATCAGGATAAATATTACTACCGCTATCCTTCTGGGGAG TCCTACCAAGACCTGGTGCAGCGCTTGGAGCCGGTCATCATGGAGCTGGAGAGACAAGAGAATGTCCTTGTGATCTGTCACCAGGCCGTCATGCGCTGTCTCCTGGCCTACTTCCTGGACAAAAGTGCGG ATGAAATGCCTTACCTGAAGTGTCCCCTTCACACAGTGTTGAAGCTGACCCCGGTGGCCTATG GCTGCCGGGTGGAGTCCATCTCGCTGAACATTGAAGCCGTCAACACCCACAGGGAACGGCCAGAG AACATGAACAACTCGCAGAAGCCGTCGTGA
- the PFKFB3 gene encoding 6-phosphofructo-2-kinase/fructose-2,6-bisphosphatase 3 isoform X1, whose amino-acid sequence MPMELTQSRIQKIWLPSDNRPALPRRSCGPQLANSPTVIVMVGLPARGKTYISKKLTRYLNWIGVPTKVFNVGEYRREAVKHYSSYDFFRPDNEEAMKVRRQCALAALRDVKLYLTEEAGQIAVFDATNTTRERRGLILNFAKENGFKVFFIESVCNDPTVVASNVMEVKLSSPDYRDCNSTDAMEDFMKRINCYQASYQPLDPDDYDRELSLIKVIDVGQQFLVNRVQDHIQSRIVYYLMNIHVQPRTIYLCRHGESESNLKARLGGDSGLSNRGKKFALALNKFVEEQNLKDLKVWTSQLKRTIQTAEALQLPYEQWKALNEIDAGVCEEMTYEEIREQYPEEFALRDQDKYYYRYPSGESYQDLVQRLEPVIMELERQENVLVICHQAVMRCLLAYFLDKSADEMPYLKCPLHTVLKLTPVAYGCRVESISLNIEAVNTHRERPEEAKKGPNPLMRRNSVTPLASPEPTKKPRINSFEEHVAVPSALPGCVPQEVPTQLPGQPLLGKACLRPVCHFLKVFSLLIFPRT is encoded by the exons atgcccATGGAGCTGACGCAAAGCCGCATCCAGAAGATCTGGCTTCCCAGTGACAAccgcccggcgctgccccgccgcT CCTGTGGGCCACAGCTTGCCAATTCCCCCACCGTGATAGTGATGGTTGGCCTCCCAGCCCGAGGGAAGACCTACATCTCCAAGAAGCTGACTCGCTACCTCAACTGGATTGGTGTCCCAACAAAAG TTTTCAATGTAGGGGAGTATCGCCGGGAGGCGGTGAAGCATTACAGCTCCTATGACTTCTTCCGCCCTGACAATGAGGAGGCCATGAAAGTCAGGAG GCAAtgtgccctggctgccctgaGGGATGTCAAGCTGTACCTGACAGAGGAGGCTGGCCAGATCGCG gttTTTGATGCCACCAATACCACGCGGGAGAGGAGAGGGTTGATCCTAAACTTTGCCAAAGAAAATGGGTTCAAG gtGTTCTTCATTGAATCTGTCTGCAATGATCCCACAGTAGTTGCCAGCAACGTTATG GAAGTAAAATTGTCCAGCCCTGATTACCGGGACTGTAATTCAACTGATGCCATGGAGGACTTCATGAAGAGGATCAACTGTTACCAAGCCAGCTACCAGCCACTTGACCCTGATGACTATGACCG GGAGCTTTCTCTCATCAAAGTCATCGATGTTGGCCAGCAGTTCCTGGTCAACAGGGTTCAGGATCACATCCAGAGCAGGATTGTTTACTACCTGATGAACATCCATGTCCAGCCCCGCACCATTTACCTTTGTCGACATGGCGAAAGCGAGTCCAACCTCAAGGCTCGGCTCGGAGGTGACTCAGGCCTCTCCAACAGGGGCAAGAAG TTTGCACTGGCACTGAACAAGTTCGTTGAAGAGCAGAACCTGAAGGACCTCAAAGTCTGGACCAGCCAACTAAAGAGGACTATCCAAACGGCAGAAGCTCTCCAGCTGCCCTATGAGCAGTGGAAGGCACTCAATGAAATCGATGCT ggtgtgtgtgaaGAAATGACATATGAAGAAATCAGGGAGCAGTATCCAGAGGAATTTGCTTTACGTGATCAGGATAAATATTACTACCGCTATCCTTCTGGGGAG TCCTACCAAGACCTGGTGCAGCGCTTGGAGCCGGTCATCATGGAGCTGGAGAGACAAGAGAATGTCCTTGTGATCTGTCACCAGGCCGTCATGCGCTGTCTCCTGGCCTACTTCCTGGACAAAAGTGCGG ATGAAATGCCTTACCTGAAGTGTCCCCTTCACACAGTGTTGAAGCTGACCCCGGTGGCCTATG GCTGCCGGGTGGAGTCCATCTCGCTGAACATTGAAGCCGTCAACACCCACAGGGAACGGCCAGAG GAAGCAAAGAAGGGACCTAACCCGCTCATGAGACGTAATAGCGTTACCCCTCTAGCAAGCCCAGAGCCCACCAAAAAACCTCGCATCAACAGCTTTGAGGAGCATGTGGCTGTTCCTTCCGCCCTGCCGGGCTGTGTTCCTCAGGAAGTGCCCACGCAGCTGCCGGGACAA CCTTTACTAGGGAAGGCATGCCT ACGACCTGTTTGTCACTTTCTCAAAGTTTTCTCTTTACTAATATTTCCAAG AACATGA
- the PFKFB3 gene encoding 6-phosphofructo-2-kinase/fructose-2,6-bisphosphatase 3 isoform X3, translated as MPMELTQSRIQKIWLPSDNRPALPRRSCGPQLANSPTVIVMVGLPARGKTYISKKLTRYLNWIGVPTKVFNVGEYRREAVKHYSSYDFFRPDNEEAMKVRRQCALAALRDVKLYLTEEAGQIAVFDATNTTRERRGLILNFAKENGFKVFFIESVCNDPTVVASNVMEVKLSSPDYRDCNSTDAMEDFMKRINCYQASYQPLDPDDYDRELSLIKVIDVGQQFLVNRVQDHIQSRIVYYLMNIHVQPRTIYLCRHGESESNLKARLGGDSGLSNRGKKFALALNKFVEEQNLKDLKVWTSQLKRTIQTAEALQLPYEQWKALNEIDAGVCEEMTYEEIREQYPEEFALRDQDKYYYRYPSGESYQDLVQRLEPVIMELERQENVLVICHQAVMRCLLAYFLDKSADEMPYLKCPLHTVLKLTPVAYGCRVESISLNIEAVNTHRERPEEAKKGPNPLMRRNSVTPLASPEPTKKPRINSFEEHVAVPSALPGCVPQEVPTQLPGQPLLGKACLT; from the exons atgcccATGGAGCTGACGCAAAGCCGCATCCAGAAGATCTGGCTTCCCAGTGACAAccgcccggcgctgccccgccgcT CCTGTGGGCCACAGCTTGCCAATTCCCCCACCGTGATAGTGATGGTTGGCCTCCCAGCCCGAGGGAAGACCTACATCTCCAAGAAGCTGACTCGCTACCTCAACTGGATTGGTGTCCCAACAAAAG TTTTCAATGTAGGGGAGTATCGCCGGGAGGCGGTGAAGCATTACAGCTCCTATGACTTCTTCCGCCCTGACAATGAGGAGGCCATGAAAGTCAGGAG GCAAtgtgccctggctgccctgaGGGATGTCAAGCTGTACCTGACAGAGGAGGCTGGCCAGATCGCG gttTTTGATGCCACCAATACCACGCGGGAGAGGAGAGGGTTGATCCTAAACTTTGCCAAAGAAAATGGGTTCAAG gtGTTCTTCATTGAATCTGTCTGCAATGATCCCACAGTAGTTGCCAGCAACGTTATG GAAGTAAAATTGTCCAGCCCTGATTACCGGGACTGTAATTCAACTGATGCCATGGAGGACTTCATGAAGAGGATCAACTGTTACCAAGCCAGCTACCAGCCACTTGACCCTGATGACTATGACCG GGAGCTTTCTCTCATCAAAGTCATCGATGTTGGCCAGCAGTTCCTGGTCAACAGGGTTCAGGATCACATCCAGAGCAGGATTGTTTACTACCTGATGAACATCCATGTCCAGCCCCGCACCATTTACCTTTGTCGACATGGCGAAAGCGAGTCCAACCTCAAGGCTCGGCTCGGAGGTGACTCAGGCCTCTCCAACAGGGGCAAGAAG TTTGCACTGGCACTGAACAAGTTCGTTGAAGAGCAGAACCTGAAGGACCTCAAAGTCTGGACCAGCCAACTAAAGAGGACTATCCAAACGGCAGAAGCTCTCCAGCTGCCCTATGAGCAGTGGAAGGCACTCAATGAAATCGATGCT ggtgtgtgtgaaGAAATGACATATGAAGAAATCAGGGAGCAGTATCCAGAGGAATTTGCTTTACGTGATCAGGATAAATATTACTACCGCTATCCTTCTGGGGAG TCCTACCAAGACCTGGTGCAGCGCTTGGAGCCGGTCATCATGGAGCTGGAGAGACAAGAGAATGTCCTTGTGATCTGTCACCAGGCCGTCATGCGCTGTCTCCTGGCCTACTTCCTGGACAAAAGTGCGG ATGAAATGCCTTACCTGAAGTGTCCCCTTCACACAGTGTTGAAGCTGACCCCGGTGGCCTATG GCTGCCGGGTGGAGTCCATCTCGCTGAACATTGAAGCCGTCAACACCCACAGGGAACGGCCAGAG GAAGCAAAGAAGGGACCTAACCCGCTCATGAGACGTAATAGCGTTACCCCTCTAGCAAGCCCAGAGCCCACCAAAAAACCTCGCATCAACAGCTTTGAGGAGCATGTGGCTGTTCCTTCCGCCCTGCCGGGCTGTGTTCCTCAGGAAGTGCCCACGCAGCTGCCGGGACAA CCTTTACTAGGGAAGGCATGCCT AACATGA
- the PFKFB3 gene encoding 6-phosphofructo-2-kinase/fructose-2,6-bisphosphatase 3 isoform X2: MPMELTQSRIQKIWLPSDNRPALPRRSCGPQLANSPTVIVMVGLPARGKTYISKKLTRYLNWIGVPTKVFNVGEYRREAVKHYSSYDFFRPDNEEAMKVRRQCALAALRDVKLYLTEEAGQIAVFDATNTTRERRGLILNFAKENGFKVFFIESVCNDPTVVASNVMEVKLSSPDYRDCNSTDAMEDFMKRINCYQASYQPLDPDDYDRELSLIKVIDVGQQFLVNRVQDHIQSRIVYYLMNIHVQPRTIYLCRHGESESNLKARLGGDSGLSNRGKKFALALNKFVEEQNLKDLKVWTSQLKRTIQTAEALQLPYEQWKALNEIDAGVCEEMTYEEIREQYPEEFALRDQDKYYYRYPSGESYQDLVQRLEPVIMELERQENVLVICHQAVMRCLLAYFLDKSADEMPYLKCPLHTVLKLTPVAYGCRVESISLNIEAVNTHRERPEEAKKGPNPLMRRNSVTPLASPEPTKKPRINSFEEHVAVPSALPGCVPQEVPTQLPGQNMNNSQKPS; encoded by the exons atgcccATGGAGCTGACGCAAAGCCGCATCCAGAAGATCTGGCTTCCCAGTGACAAccgcccggcgctgccccgccgcT CCTGTGGGCCACAGCTTGCCAATTCCCCCACCGTGATAGTGATGGTTGGCCTCCCAGCCCGAGGGAAGACCTACATCTCCAAGAAGCTGACTCGCTACCTCAACTGGATTGGTGTCCCAACAAAAG TTTTCAATGTAGGGGAGTATCGCCGGGAGGCGGTGAAGCATTACAGCTCCTATGACTTCTTCCGCCCTGACAATGAGGAGGCCATGAAAGTCAGGAG GCAAtgtgccctggctgccctgaGGGATGTCAAGCTGTACCTGACAGAGGAGGCTGGCCAGATCGCG gttTTTGATGCCACCAATACCACGCGGGAGAGGAGAGGGTTGATCCTAAACTTTGCCAAAGAAAATGGGTTCAAG gtGTTCTTCATTGAATCTGTCTGCAATGATCCCACAGTAGTTGCCAGCAACGTTATG GAAGTAAAATTGTCCAGCCCTGATTACCGGGACTGTAATTCAACTGATGCCATGGAGGACTTCATGAAGAGGATCAACTGTTACCAAGCCAGCTACCAGCCACTTGACCCTGATGACTATGACCG GGAGCTTTCTCTCATCAAAGTCATCGATGTTGGCCAGCAGTTCCTGGTCAACAGGGTTCAGGATCACATCCAGAGCAGGATTGTTTACTACCTGATGAACATCCATGTCCAGCCCCGCACCATTTACCTTTGTCGACATGGCGAAAGCGAGTCCAACCTCAAGGCTCGGCTCGGAGGTGACTCAGGCCTCTCCAACAGGGGCAAGAAG TTTGCACTGGCACTGAACAAGTTCGTTGAAGAGCAGAACCTGAAGGACCTCAAAGTCTGGACCAGCCAACTAAAGAGGACTATCCAAACGGCAGAAGCTCTCCAGCTGCCCTATGAGCAGTGGAAGGCACTCAATGAAATCGATGCT ggtgtgtgtgaaGAAATGACATATGAAGAAATCAGGGAGCAGTATCCAGAGGAATTTGCTTTACGTGATCAGGATAAATATTACTACCGCTATCCTTCTGGGGAG TCCTACCAAGACCTGGTGCAGCGCTTGGAGCCGGTCATCATGGAGCTGGAGAGACAAGAGAATGTCCTTGTGATCTGTCACCAGGCCGTCATGCGCTGTCTCCTGGCCTACTTCCTGGACAAAAGTGCGG ATGAAATGCCTTACCTGAAGTGTCCCCTTCACACAGTGTTGAAGCTGACCCCGGTGGCCTATG GCTGCCGGGTGGAGTCCATCTCGCTGAACATTGAAGCCGTCAACACCCACAGGGAACGGCCAGAG GAAGCAAAGAAGGGACCTAACCCGCTCATGAGACGTAATAGCGTTACCCCTCTAGCAAGCCCAGAGCCCACCAAAAAACCTCGCATCAACAGCTTTGAGGAGCATGTGGCTGTTCCTTCCGCCCTGCCGGGCTGTGTTCCTCAGGAAGTGCCCACGCAGCTGCCGGGACAA AACATGAACAACTCGCAGAAGCCGTCGTGA